The Solanum lycopersicum chromosome 6, SLM_r2.1 genome has a window encoding:
- the LOC138349273 gene encoding uncharacterized protein, translating into MVIKKRSVSLEDDDRMQYCSAISTKSLVQKKEDPGAFSIPCTIKLLNFAKVLCDQGERINLMSLFNYKTLGLGDQKPTAMRLLMADRTVKRPIEILHDVFVKVESFIFQADFVIIVCEVDIQIPIILGRLFLSTGRALVDMEKGYMKFRLNNKEATFNICRSMK; encoded by the coding sequence atggttaTAAAGAAGAGATCGGTAAGTTTAGAGGATGATGACCGAATGCAATattgtagtgctatttctaCAAAGTCTCTTGTACAGAAGAAGGAAGATCCAGGCGCCTTCAGTATTCCATGTAccattaaattattaaactttgCTAAAGTACTATGTGATCAAGGTGAAAGAATAAACCTCATGTCTCTTTTCAATTATAAGAcattgggtttgggtgaccaaAAGCCCACTGCAATGCGGTTACTTATGGCCGATCGAACAGTGAAGAGGCCCATAGAGATACTCCatgatgtttttgtaaaagtggagtcatttatattCCAGGCCGATTTTGTAATTATTGTTTGTGAGGTGGACATTCAGAtccctattattcttgggagatTGTTCCTTTCCACTGGTCGCGCtttggttgatatggagaaagggtacatgaagtttaggttgaacAATAAAGAAGCAacattcaacatttgtaggtccatgaagtaa